TGTTTCGGCCACGGCGGCGCTGGTGACGTCCTTGTCCACGAGCACCGAGTAGCCGGTGGCCCTGGCCAGCGCGTCGCGCAGTTCCACCCTGTCCCAGCCCGGCAGCAGCGGCGGGTCCACTACGGTGCCGTTATCCAGGTCGATGGGGCCGGGTGCAGCCACTCCCAGTCCTGCGATACGGCTGCGGTCCACGCCCGAATCCTCCACAAGCTGGGCGATCTCCGCGGCAATGGTGGCGATGACGGCGGACGGATCATTGCCGCCGGGCGTCTTGATCCGGGAGTGCCGCACCACGGCTCCCACCAGGTCCAGGACCACGAACGTGGTGACGGCGGGGTCCAGGTGGACCCCCAGGGCGTACATGCCGCCGGGATTGAGGCGGAGGATGGTCCGCGGCTTGCCCGGACCGCTGCCCTCCTTGCCTGCCTCGACGATCAGGTTCTGGTCCAGCAGGCGGCGGGAAATATTGGAGATGGTCTGCGGGGAAAGGCCCACGATCTGGGCCAGCTCGACCCGGCTGAGGCCACCGGACGTCCTGCGGATTGCGTCGAGGATGACGGTGAGGTTGAAGTCACCCATCCTTGGCAAGTTGGTTCCGCGTCTCGGAGATGATTGGCGGATCTCAGACACTGTTTCCCCTAAACGTCCTCGGCTACCGGTGATAGTGATGCTTTGAATCGTACGTTAAGGCCGCGCCCCCGCCCACATGTGCGGACGGCGGCGCGGCGCGGATGTCTTTCTCCGGTCAGCGGAGGCGGCGTGTGCTGCGCGTGACGATGAACTTGGCGTTCCGGCCCTCCACCACGGTGGGCCCTACACAGCGTTCCAGTGCCGGCTGGTAGGCCAGGTGCCGGTTGAAGACCGTCCACAGTTCGCCGCCGGGAGCCAGGACACGGCCGGCGGCCTCGATCATCTTCAGGCCGGCTCCGGCATGGACACCGGCACCGACGTGGAAGGGCGGGTTCAGCAGCACGGCGTCCACGGACGCATCGGCAAAGCTGCTGAGCGCATCGTCCTGCAGGACGCTGACCCGGTCAGCCAGTCCGTTCGCCCGGGCGGTGGCGAGCGCGGACTGCACGGCGGCTGCTGACTGGTCTGTTGCCGTTACGGATGCGGCAGGGAACTGCCGGGCGTACATCGCGGCGAGGATGCCGGTGCCGCAGCCCAGGTCGACGGCGTGCCGCGCCGGCTTCATGGCGGGCAGGAACGTCAGGAGGAACCGTGTGCCGATGTCCAGCCGTGGGCCGGCGAAGACAGCTCCATGTGCAGCCACGTCCAGGTCCAGCTCGGCAACGTGCTCCACTACCGGGAAGCGCGGGGCGGCAGTGGCAGGCTTGGGGCCGCTACACAGAAGGACCCGCGACTTTTGCCGTGCGAGCTGCGGCTGCACGGACACGAAGTACCGTTCAAGGACTGCGTTCATGCCCAGTGACATGTGCTTCACCCGGCCTCCTGCCAACAACCGGACGTCCGGCGCCGCGAACCGCGCTATGGCGGTGGCAATTTCCTCCAATTCGGCCAGCGTCTTGGGGAGCTGCAGCAGGACCGTTCCTGCCCCCTCCAGCAGATCATGGCCAAGGGGCAGCTGGACGAACCCGGTTGCGATGTCCCCGGAACCGGCAGCCTCGC
This window of the Pseudarthrobacter defluvii genome carries:
- a CDS encoding class I SAM-dependent methyltransferase, whose protein sequence is MAANSLEDIFHVLRRRPDVEAPNLQAWDATDRLLLETAVQLGRACSAIAVIGDRYGALTLGASAVLAPASLRVHQDLITGERALRLNAAELPAELPAGLQTRREAAGSGDIATGFVQLPLGHDLLEGAGTVLLQLPKTLAELEEIATAIARFAAPDVRLLAGGRVKHMSLGMNAVLERYFVSVQPQLARQKSRVLLCSGPKPATAAPRFPVVEHVAELDLDVAAHGAVFAGPRLDIGTRFLLTFLPAMKPARHAVDLGCGTGILAAMYARQFPAASVTATDQSAAAVQSALATARANGLADRVSVLQDDALSSFADASVDAVLLNPPFHVGAGVHAGAGLKMIEAAGRVLAPGGELWTVFNRHLAYQPALERCVGPTVVEGRNAKFIVTRSTRRLR